CTCCTCTGCTAGTTGGGGGAAGTTGTTAAAAGTGATTGAGTCACCTGCAGTGTCCAGTAGTAATCAAGAGCTAAAAGGTGAGTAATTTTATTCTGTATAActttgtctgaaaagtaaaggatttaatagctataatggaTGTTACTTACTTAAGTGCAATTCATGTATTGTAGTTTTGCTATGATAAATTGTCAATGCAGCAATAATCAGAGTTGGAGGTAATGAGTTACATTTGTAACACGTTACAGTGAAACAGACAATACAATGAAACATCATTAAGTGCTACCATGTGCTACCTTATCCAATAGAGAACTCATTAGCCAACACAACtaattacatgacaaagtaacgagtaatatataACGGATACATCTGGAAATTGTACTGCATTACTTCTTTTTAATGTGCATTGTATTCAGCGCGTGATTGGCTGCATTTTGGGTCCTGACAGCATTGTGCAGGCAAgaacaaagagtgatagtgtatggggagtgcccttgagacCAAGATACTACAACAAAGCATGTTTTTTTAGGCCAGAGAAAGGCGTGTCTCACtcatgtcacttgtagttgtaggctgggagCATGTATTTAGAAGGTCGGGCTTAATTTATAGCTTGTgacgaacaaatgtaatatgtaataatataaccagttacagccctcagagtaaCATGTAATTTATGTAACTCGTTACTATTTTTctgggagtaatatgtaactgtgacGTGTGTTACATTGTATAGAAGTAaactagtaatatgtaacgagttacatttttagagtaACAACCCCAACTCTGGTAATAATAAAAGCTAGATAGTAGGGATGGGAAATTATtcaattatcatgataatcgTGATTATTTTATTGGCAATAATCGACATCGTGTACTTTTCATTGACTAGTGATAATCGAAATTGGCAATTAttgtgcaataatcgtgatagtcAGGGAAATATTTGTCAATTTTCAGTGTAATTTTACCATTTTATTAACAATTCATGATGTGTTTAGTATTTTTTATAACAAGAGTTGAGTGGACAATAATCATGATAATCGTGATATTTGTTCATGACAATAATCGTATGGCAAAATATCAATATCGCCCATCACTACTAGATAGATTACCACAGAGCTACGATAAGGGTTTTATCGAAACCGCAGAAACCCACTTAGATCTGTCACTGGTGTGTGATGTGTATAATGAATAactagcattttaaaaattgttaatttaaaaatgaattagggatctatgcaacaaaatgtagtgaaacaagagatgaatgatggtattacaacatagctcagtaggaaagtccctactttggcattgagcaaaataattgttatagctaatgtgccaaagtagggactttcccactgagctatgctgcaatgccatcattcatctcttgtttcactattttttggtgcatagatccctacttcatttttaaattaaaaaaaaaaaacttagctATTTCTTgtagcatagctagctacaatgtaacttgtgactgttgtattagagtgactgttgtattagagtatatctcgattcagccaagaggtgttgaccaataaggggtgaggtcactgttaagtaaatagctagattggttaagaggtatggtctccgtactctattgctattagtccgcctagatctttaattgatgggtgtggtcgtgAATCTATTGCgaatgggatcccaatcgcaaacttgcagatatctagctagtgtatatctcttatagtagcaccaggactgaagcaTTTCTGAAATCCatctctgaaataattctgtggtgcctatattatgttgctgaaagataGTGTTGATAGTGAAAATTAACATATTATTCATTTGAATGAAAATGCACATGTCATTGTATTAAACTTTCTTCAaattattatcatacagtacagtagtactgtatattagggaacaTGGGGGTTtgagtttttaaaccaggcgcacgcccacagccggccgaaggccggctgtgggcgtgcgcctggtttactgaaattgttttcgtaaagtgtgtgtgtgtacctatctacctatctacctatctacctatgtttgtccgtacgcacccacgtgagcaaaatcgtttaataacgataaaagcagcttttacgtaagaagtaaaagtgaaatgaagtctgtattaaacttctgcacaggtgaactttgctctgaggtggtttcttttcggcggactgaaatacgggtgtggtgactttcctcagactaccttccccttgaggttttcaggcatttagcaactgaaaaacaacggtgcaggcctcgtacactgccaggaatagcctatcgcttcaagttgaaagggggcgtatcccttacgtacgcgaacgaaaatgaagagcagctttgaggctttgtcgagagaatttgtgggaaaaaacacgttagtcacactataaaacagtttagaagatagttttgtgcgtaatatgttggttaaagcggtttatttaacaaacgcttccttagcagtgcatagcaacgtaattgaacgaattacgaatatttcatgaattacgaaatacaagaaatagctaattatattattgcacaacccaaactaccctattgtaaagtagtaatacatagttggttaattcatagtagtatatactgtctatagttattccagatgagttagctagctgcatggcgcctggtttttagaagtagcacaacatcaacttgttctggCTAAAAACATCACCAAAAAGCCAACTTCACAATACATTCCTGGTGtcttggcaatattggttagttataaccaagcccaaaagtgccttcagtatggcCCTAAATGCTTCTACAAAttttttatttagtggaattttctattgattgcctgtctgatgccttcagacaagcgtaactcaataagggctaaggctacgggcttgatttttgcaCTGTTCAACATTGGTTCAGcatgacaggtgccttttggaataccacagtacatacaatgcacgcatcctttgtccaattttttttgctgacagcccaaggtgttgattcgtagtagcatgtgatggctttcctacatttgtaaacgggTTTTCAATgctgattggattgattgcagaggcacttctactgttcttcgtttgtagcactgtgtaactaAAAAGGGAAGAATGGCCACTTTACCCCCAAGCCTGCAATTGATACCTTGTGGGGTGGGGGGCGtccagacgaaaacattaactctggtgccattctttcttttgatgcggtatgcatgggttcaccagtcataataatgttacacaaaaagtataagaaaaaattaggaacaagggaggtcacctacacctgcagatatactattggAGATGtagtccctaattcagtcatgggtatagactgaagtagggattaaatctGCAGGTGtatttttctatgattcctattCCTAATTCGTATAGGTCATTGCAAAAATCCAGGTATctttgctattttagagacctgaggaatcaCCGAGGGTGAGTACTGTAACACCTCTTACCAATATTGCAAGTGCTCTGAAAGGGATATTTTTTGTGGTGGAAAAATGTAACTTTTTGATGATCTCTGCTATCTACTACTACTATTCTGTTGTAaataatatatgtgtatattaATAGGGAAAAAAATTGAAGAATTATACTATCAAGCCAAGCATGTTCTTGGAACAGAGAAACTACAGCTACTCAAGTTGCTAATATTTGGTCCTCCTGGAGCTGGAAAGTCATCATTGCTAAAAGTCTTACTTGGTGGTGATCCTGATCCAGTACGAAACAGCACTGGTGTGTGTGATAGAAAACTTTTACAATACAGAATTGCTGTAGCGATGTCTGGTTATGAATCCAAGTCTACCTGGGTGAAAATTGAGTTTGAGGATGAAATAAGACGATTAAAACAGAGGATTGAGGAAAGGCTGAACAAAATAAGTTCTGCATCAGAAGACTTTCCACCTAATCCTAAGAGCGCTAATTTAAAAATTGAGGCCAAATATTTTTTTAGTCAAACAACTCAAGCTCAAGATAGACAAATTTCAGCATTTGTTCAGATTTATAAGCAAACTAGTGCCCTGATAGCATGTTATGATAGTGGTGGTCAGCCGGAGTTCTTTGATGTCATGCCTGCATTAACTACTGCTCCTACTGGATATGTTATGGTATTTGATATGTCCAAAGACTTAATGACTAAGAGTGTAGAATTTTATAGAAAAGGTAGAAGAAGTTCAGCAGAACTTACAGCACACTACACCAATGCAGAATTGATGAAAACTGCTTTAGCAAATATCCAGTCGTGTGCTAAGTCCATTTCTTCTGGTTGGAGCATCACCTCAAGATTGTCAAAGTTTGGTCACTTGCTAGTTGTAGGTACACATCTAGACAAGTGTGGTGACACTAAGGATAAACAAGATGATAAAGTGTTACAAATTGAGCAAGTAATGGAAGATGATATATTGAGAGTACCAATTGACTCAACTGTTCATATAGTAGAACGAGATGGAAAAGTTACTAAATTAATCCATCCCATTTCCAACACTATCAAGGTTGGCAGAGATGATGTTGCTCAAGAAATACGAACTGCTATAGAAAACATGTGTGATGGTGACAGGACCAGTGAAGATATTCCCATCAGTTGGTTATTGTTCCAGCTTGAGGTCCGACACAATGAAAAATATTTCATCTCACATCAACGCTGTATTGAAATAGCAGCAGATTGCTATATCAAGAAAGAAGACGTCAATAACATTCTCAAGTATTTTCATGAACTTGGAATATTGTTACATTATAGCGATGTTCCTACATTAAAACATGTTGTGTTTTGTGATCCTCAATGGCTTTTTGATAAATTGACCAAATTGATTGAGCTAAAGTATGATCCACCTCATACAATAAAACAAAAGATTTTAAAGGGTATTTTTGATAAGATTTTTTTATCAGATGTGTACAAAAAAGACTTTGTTCAGAATGATATTTTAAATTATGAACATCTCCTTGAACTGTTTGTGTTCCTTAACATAATGGCCGTTTTACCTGGCGAAGAAGGTCAATACTTCATGCCTGCTCTGCTGAACCCAGCACCACCAGGAATAGATGTGTCTCTACAACAATGCTATGGTAGGAAAAAATTTGACACACTCATTGTGAAGTTTGAGGACAGATATCTTCCACGAGGAGTGTTTTGTTGTTTAGTTGCTGAGTGCATGAAAAATGCTGTTGGATGGAGTATTCAGCATAATAAAGCTGTTTACAAAGATTTGATAATATTTCAAGTTTCAAGTGATCAGTGTATTTTTGTAAGAGACAAAATAGACCACATTGCTGTAGAGATGTACTGTCTTACAACTGGTGATCAGGTGTTGTCAGTAAGTCCTGACATAATCTGTAGCAAACTGTACACAGCTTTACAAGAAGTGTGCAGGAAAATGAAAATTGTTGATGACTTCAAGATAGGATTTGCTTGTAGATATCCACTGGTAGACAGCACACTGTGTGGTGGTGGATTTGCTGTTGTTAAGAATCAGTTACCATTTCAAgaagaattattttgtaaacagTGTGGTAGAAAACAAAATCTGGAGATGGATCAAGTAGTTTGGCTAATTTCAATCAAATTTTTGAAGAACATGGTAAGCTATGtacttacatgtacaaaattaagacacacggtagtgatAACTGTGTCGTGcaacccaagaagccggcacaccACACCAGTGTATTAGTGACAGAAGAAAAATAATGCAATTTCACGCATACTATTTTTTATGAAACAAGATGCTTtaaatgccctccaccttcaatAATCTACATACCACATTTGAGCATAATTTCTGCAGGAATTCCAGTGAGATGTGagccttcaaaaattggcttaatttatttgcttctttttcttctttttcacactcttacaaaaattgtcataaaacacaaatgcactatccaattgtcttgaaatttggcacaattaGGCAAGGTTTAAATACGAAGTTTGATATAAATATGATAATCAGTCGCAGAGTTTTATTATGCCCAAAagcaagttgatgctgtgctatTTCTAAAACCAGGTTCCCATGCAGTTAATATTGTAATTTAGTGGTAGTGCTATATGCTATTATTTAGTTAGATAATTCAGTAGTAAATATTGTAATTTAGTTCATcacataattcatgaattattttgtaatttagtAATTATGTTTCTATGCAGTGCTAAGGAAACGTAACTTGAaaaaaccacaaattatgcacagaagtattttCTCAAATGTTTATAGTTGcacaaattgtttagagaaagccttgaggctgcccttcatttcaTTCACATAAGTACCTACAAAGCTAGGTACACTGTTcagtttttttaaattttatttttacactCATATAGCCCATTGTGAAAGGCATTTATAATGTCTTTAGTAATTTGTGTTTCATGCCGCTGCAAAACGAAatcatattatctatggtgaaaGCTTACCTATATACTGGTGCTGCATTCATTTCTCATTACAAGCTACTTTTAACACAATCACATGCTTTTTCCGGTATACTTTTGTTGGAAAGTACGTATACTGTGTTTGACTATAATTACAGTAACCAGGCACATGCCCCGCAGCCGGCTTCAGCCAGTAATGGGGAGTGCGCTTGGTTAATATTGTCACACCCACAAGGTAAGCTGCATATGGGAAGAAACTAACAACTGGTACTTGGATAGGTCAACTCAAACCTTTTTTGGTTTGGAAGAAATCAAACATAATACCATAAATATATAGCGTGAAAGTCAATGGTGAGTATGTAACAATCACAGAATTGAGTTTTCCTATATACTAATAAAAATTACTTTTCCCTATACCAGATAATCAACCTATAGCAGTTGtgcgattgagatactctaatagtgcagccactctattagagtagtcagcTGCTTACTATTTACACTCTAATATAATATAGAGTggtcagctatgttacaaatcaccatgtagagagttcaactagataacaagtcaccctgtaaatcactgtgtaaggagttcagctacaaacaagtcatcgaGTTCAGCTACCTtataagtcaccctgcagaaacTTCAGCTAGgttacaagccaccctgtagaagaGAGTGCATGTTACAAGttggcctgtagagagttcaactacaatcatgTCATTCTGCAtgtacaagcaagtcacctgtagaaagttcagctacattacaagccACCCTGCAGACTACATTACAAGTCCCCTTGTGATCAACTactttacaagtcaccctgtctTTCAGCCTTGTTGCAaatttaaattttcaaaaaagagTGTTTGATTGAAAGTTCGAAAAATGTTTTCTAAACACACCGTAGATTAATTAATGAGAAAGATTCCCATGCAAGATAAGGAAGTTATATGGCCTAGTATGGTTGCATTGATCACTTACAATAGAAtttgctgctttgattgttcagcaTGTATAATTAAGACCATTCTGGCTTTGGTCAAATCATTTCCTCTTTCATATCTCAAACCATGTTTGGCCTTGATCCAAATGGCCTGTGGATTGCAATTGATCATGAGCTGGTCATGACTAGCTAGTTGGCATTTTGtcagcccttctaggtatttgctATCAGATTAGGATAATGGACCTCTTATAGGCTTCCAAGATTTGTGCTGTCACTTGTGGTGAATCATGATCGTCCCAGTGCAGAGACCTATAGCTGGATAAAGTAGAAAGCATCCACTTGTTCTTTGATTGTCATTTCTAATGTGGGTACttgcaactacatagcaaaatattttcaaaaacaCATTGTTAGTTCGagttttttgaaaatttaaccttttgAAACTTTCCCACTATATGTTAGAATATGGTCCtgctgtgtgtgtatgttgtttaCTGTAgaaatacagtatgtatctTTGCTCCAGTGTTGAATCACATGATATCAGTCTTCTAGTTAAGTGATTCATTGAAATCACCTCTCAGTTCTTGAGTAATGAGTGTCATAGTGGATTCAGTTCTCAGCACATCGTTGACATCGCATTTGATTCTCCACACAATGCACCTCACAACAAATGAACAATAAACCTGTGTTAACATGCATCACTGGTAGAAATTCACCTTACCATCTCACAATTCTTCACCTTTAATGTTTTTTTCCCCAAGGATTTTACCTTCAAACAATGCTCATGTTCAATTTAAAATGTTTGACAGCATATTCACTCATGACACAGACAAAAATATGGAAAACTTCCAGAATTCCATCTCCAAATACAAAGGCGCCCCACAGTCCTAATTAAATGATCCCGTAATACCTATACAAGATGTTTGGGGCTTAACTTAGGTGGTTTAACATGCCTTAggaaattttattgaaaatCATGAGATGAGCAAGTGGTTGTGATATCAAGGCTGAAATCATGTGTCTCACAACCAAATCGTGAGAGTTGAACTCTCACTTGTATTTATCAGCATTGATATCATTGCAGCAACCACCTTTGTTAAAATTAGCATTAacgtcattgcagccatttcttggccaccatgcACCTTCGATTTCACAACATTTAAATACAAGTGCTTTAAAAGTCACACCCTTTtccacaacttggctgttttgcatggattttgCTTTTTTGTGTGTTGGAGATGGTTTTTATCCAAGTTTCTTACCTACAGACGCAATGATGATTAACTGTTATTGAAAACAAACGATACAATTGTATGTAAAATAcacaatttattttatttgactatttgttAGTATTTACTAATAGAATGGACATACAGTGATTGTACGTCCATTCTATGTAGAATTTTCCATTGATATAATAAGtgctttcatttataaggtagaaattaccTGAGCTGATCAGCTGGTAAAGTATTAGGATGTTAGGTGTGGAGGCTAGGTAGACAATTTCTAttagtgactattctattagagtatctcagtctcacacttgtttggtttttactTTGTAACTTTGTAGTTGTTACTCTGATGTGTActcaccaattttcaagttgttCCCATAAGTTTACtttgtagctgtgacagaaaATTGATCTTTTTACACAAGTGATCCTACAAATATTTATTGGTTTATTGgtttagcatcaaatttggtacacaaaTTTGCCTTCCTAAGCTGTATGTGTGCTTGAACCAAATATCAAGGCAGTCGAGTAAAGGaattgtagtaaagtgtatgaCAAGAAGGAGAATATAGATATAAGCCTCTGTGAACAAGGAAAGATTGAAAATTTGGCCACCCACATTGTACGTAGTTGCCTGTCAGCCAGGTATCACAGGCCACACACCAATTTTGATGGAAATTTCTCCAGACACTCCTGAGATACGAAAATGGTGCAATTTAGAGATAGGACTCAgtatggagctatgcatgtgtgaatATTGCATTCCCCACAGTGTGCTTCCTTGGTCGCAtgatgtgtatatactgtattgaTGATAGTTGTTTTTCCTCAAAATAGCTAGGGGTTCTacaattatcaaacagtacggtagtactgtttaagtaggaatcccccgAAATGACGCACGCTGCTAAAAATATCGccctttaaaaaccagcttagaaacttcttacacgacgaaaatcacctttatggaataatattagtccatctagcatcaaatgtaacgttaaaacaagaaaacgcttactgGTGGcctgatatagaattttttttaaattgtcaaaactagaaatttcgtctcactcactcactgaccacagtcgcaagcctagagcccaaacgaagcagcgcacggtcaccattttacgccacaataacaaactcaccagtgggatgtgcctttggggttccaacgagtgtacgccctgtgcgccttgtcttttcttttatcttcaatcaggctgcttgtcttcttcatccaacgaaaccatatcgaggcattaattttccatatcaacactttctttaagacgccacaaaattatttatggc
The nucleotide sequence above comes from Dysidea avara chromosome 3, odDysAvar1.4, whole genome shotgun sequence. Encoded proteins:
- the LOC136250170 gene encoding uncharacterized protein, with protein sequence MAHQSVSERLEKFKSIDLVSSTPLLKDLYDHITPNYAAHWKVIGILLGLPSGTLDIIRHRNYDKSEHCCNAVLKKWLVEDSSASWGKLLKVIESPAVSSSNQELKGKKIEELYYQAKHVLGTEKLQLLKLLIFGPPGAGKSSLLKVLLGGDPDPVRNSTGVCDRKLLQYRIAVAMSGYESKSTWVKIEFEDEIRRLKQRIEERLNKISSASEDFPPNPKSANLKIEAKYFFSQTTQAQDRQISAFVQIYKQTSALIACYDSGGQPEFFDVMPALTTAPTGYVMVFDMSKDLMTKSVEFYRKGRRSSAELTAHYTNAELMKTALANIQSCAKSISSGWSITSRLSKFGHLLVVGTHLDKCGDTKDKQDDKVLQIEQVMEDDILRVPIDSTVHIVERDGKVTKLIHPISNTIKVGRDDVAQEIRTAIENMCDGDRTSEDIPISWLLFQLEVRHNEKYFISHQRCIEIAADCYIKKEDVNNILKYFHELGILLHYSDVPTLKHVVFCDPQWLFDKLTKLIELKYDPPHTIKQKILKGIFDKIFLSDVYKKDFVQNDILNYEHLLELFVFLNIMAVLPGEEGQYFMPALLNPAPPGIDVSLQQCYGRKKFDTLIVKFEDRYLPRGVFCCLVAECMKNAVGWSIQHNKAVYKDLIIFQVSSDQCIFVRDKIDHIAVEMYCLTTGDQVLSVSPDIICSKLYTALQEVCRKMKIVDDFKIGFACRYPLVDSTLCGGGFAVVKNQLPFQEELFCKQCGRKQNLEMDQVVWLISIKFLKNMGEFLFGQHQIQHGTNNKPTLQQLNRHVCPQAAARWEDIGIELLSANKIGIIKCNDSGDVKACCTKMFSAWLTQDTGASWTKVVNALRAPSVELFVLADEIESKFVFGSEDTDGELLRGSDGGGRGNQKEATNDRLKSYTSQESSNRYQPRKKNSYDHKSQSPHPRDSQQEYHHRDRSDYDPSAEYRKDQDHLLSKSHKRVYQKETSQKRKSFSHSSQQSHDRRESFQPRKQSSHRSQSPHSQQETILYDPTVCKMILLYSIYIGLLISVFFCLFRF